Below is a genomic region from Virgibacillus dokdonensis.
TGCAATTGGATCTCTGCTATCTTCTCGCCCATAGGCAGGGAACCACCCAAGTTCTTGGGCAAACACCCATTGCTCCATCAGCGCTAACCAGAATACAGGGATGGAGACACCGACAAGCGCAAAAAGCATCGCTAATAAGTCAAACCACGAATTTTGCTTCCACGCACTAATAATTCCTGCGTTCACACCAATACATACAGCAAATAACATGGCAAAGAAAGTTAGTTCAAATGTCGCTGCAATATGCGGCCAAATTTCTTCCGTAATTGCAGCTTTCGATCGTAAAGACGTTCCTAAATCACCTTTCAGTAAATCGGTAACATAAATTCCATACTGAGTTAGATATGGTTCATTTAAACCCATATTTTCTTCTAAATTCTCTACAGCTTCTTGTGTAGCTGCTTCCCCTAAAATTGTTTGCGCTGGATTACCAGGTATTAAATGTACAATGGAAAACGTTATAACTGTCATTCCAAGTAATACTGGAATGACATGCAGTAAACGGCGCATGATATATGCAGTCACCTTTTCACCTCCATTCCAATCTATGTTGGTACCAATAGAAAAACTGAACTTTTTCTATAAAGGGAATCTTTTAGATCATGTAGCCGTTCTTTTTCTCCAGTGCAGATATCGGAATTGATGTACCGCTATCTCTCTCTTCACTTTTTGTTGTCCTAGATTTTAAAGGGAGAGTGTGTTGCGGTACACCTTATTTTTAATAAACACCATCGTTTTGCTTCATAATTCACCTCAACGTTTCATCATTTCTATAGTGAAAAATCATGTATCCATACCTTATCGACTGTTCAAAAAGCAATCTGATTGCTTCTTTTTCACCAAGTGCGAAAACAACCTCTTCTATGATTCCTATACAAACTGTTCTTTAAGAACCTTCTATAGTTTAAAAATTCGGAAAAATGACTGGATTTTATGTTTATCAAGCTTAGATTGTTTCAATTTCTATCCATGAGCTCATCATTTAGCAAACCAACGTAACCTTTTAGTCATGCTCTTTGATACTTACACTCCTTTATTCCGTTGCTATTTCCACTTCTTCTAGCGGGTCACTTGTAGATGGATGTGGTATAAAGTTTTTCACTTTATTTTTAGCGGCAACTAGCGGTGTTGAGTGAACAATATTTACCCCTGGAACTTCTTCATGAAGAATGGTTTGCACTTGTTTATACAATGCTGCCCGCTTATCTTGATCGATTTCTGCACCAGCTTGATCAATTAATTTATCCACTTCATCATTTTGAAAGAAAGAACGATTTTCTCCGCCGATGCTATCTCCATGTAGCAAACTGTCAAAGAAATAATCTGGATCACCATTTGAGCCTGACCAACCAAGCAAATATAAATCCTGCTCCCCTTTACCTGTTTTTTCTAAATATGGAGCCCATTCTTCACGGACAATATTTGTTGTAATACCAATCTCTTGTAAATTGCTTTGGACTATTTCAGCAACTGTTTCAGGATCTGGCATGTATGGTCGCGATACAGGCATCACCCATAAGTCCATTTCAAATCCATCCCCATAGCCTGCTTCAGCTAATAATTCCTTCGCTTGCTCTACATCATGCGCGTAAGGCTCTAATTCATCATTATACCCCAAATAATTTGGTGGAATTAGATTCGCTGCTGTCGTTGCATAACCTGCATAAAGCGCCTCGACAATCGCATCTGTATCTACCGCATAATTGATCGCTTGGCGAACTAATTTGTCATTTAACGGCTCTTTTTCTACATTCATCCCTAAAAAGCCAATGTTATTTTCACCCCGCACATATAAATCAAGCCCTTCTTCTGACTCAATACTAGCTGCATCATCTGGATTAATTCCATCAATAATATCCACTTCTCCAGAACGCAACGCGATTAACCTAGCTGAGTTTTCTGGAATAACTTCAAAAATAATTTGATCTAATTTGGGTAATCCTTCTTTATGGTAATTAGCATTTTTCTCTAGCACGATCTGATCATTCTTACTCCAGCTAACAAATTTGAACGGGCCTGTCCCTACAGGATTTTCATTAATAGTAGAACCATATTTTTCTAAAGCAGTTGGTGAAGTCATTGCAAAATAGGACATAGCCATATTTTGTAAAAAAGGTCCTTGAGGTGCGTTTAAAACAAATTCCACTTCATAATCATTCATTATATTTATTTCTTTAATATTATGTGCGTCATCCCCTTTATACCCGCCAAACATACTGCCATACAATGGATAAGCGTATCCCTCATCCGCAAATGCATACGTATGTTCAGGGTCGGCCCAACGTTCGAAATTCACCTTTACAGCTTCCGCATTAAATGGTGTGCCATCATGGAAAGTAACGCCTTCTTCTAGAAAAAATGTGTACCGTAAACCATCATCAGATACTTCCCAGTCATGCGCTAAGCCTGGAACTACCTCAAACGATTCTTTATCATAATCGAGTAAACTTTCATAAATATTCTCTGTAACACGCAAGGATTCCCCATCAGAAACACTCGCAAAATCTAAACTAACTGAATCACCACCACGGCCAAATACTAATACCTGCTCTTCGTTAGCCGTTGCCTCTTTTTCGCCCTTAGTACCCTCTTCACTTGCACCACCACTTTCCTCCTCTGCTTTGTCCGTTTTTGCTCCACCATCACCACTACACGCTGCTAGAAATAACATACATAGCAGCATGAAAATAAACCAAATCGCGCATTTCCCCTTCATTTTTCTTCCCCCTTAAAATTTTTTAGTTAGAAAGACTTGTTTTGTCGCCAAGTCTTATGGGCGAAAGCTGTAATGTTATACGATAAACCTTTAAAATTTTATGCTTTCCTATCGTGTAAACGAACACGAAGTTCTACATTTTACCCTCACACATTTAATGAGCACTCCATATGCACTAGTAAGTTTTTTCATGCTCGCTAACCATTTTCAATCGTGCACATCCCTTTACACAACATGCTTTCACGTGTATAAATGACAAGCAATAAAATGATTCGCTTCCATCTCTTGGAAAGCAGGTTTAGCTGTTTTACAAATATCCATTGCTTGCGGGCATCGTGTATGAAAGACACAACCTGGTGGGGGGTTTGCAGGGCTAGGTACATCCCCTTTTAAAATAATTCGTTCTCGAATGCCATCTGGATCTGGGGTCGGTACAGCTGATAATAATGCTTGGGTGTATGGGTGCTGTGGATTTTCATACAATGTATCCTTGTCCGCTAATTCCATCATTCGTCCCAAGTACATGACCCCTACACGATCACTAATATACTTTACAACACTTAAGTCATGCGCAATAAACAAATAAGTCAATTGAAATTCTTCACGTAATTTTTGCATTAAATTCAAAATTTGCGCCTGAACAGATACATCCAATGCAGAAACAGCCTCATCGCAAATAATTAATTTAGGATGATTTGCTAACGCTCTAGCAATACCAATTCGTTGCCGTTGTCCACCACTAAATTGATGTGGGTATCTGGAAGCATGGTAGCTATTTAAACCGACTATTTCTAACAGTTCTTTCACACGCTGTTTACGTGCTGTTTTGGCTGTCACCCCATGAACAAGTAGCGGTTCTGCAATGATTTTTTCAACCGTATGTCTTGGATTTAACGAAGCGTAAGGATCTTGAAAAATAATTTGCATATCTTTGCGGAGCTTTCGCAACTCTTTTGCTTCAAGATCCTTTATCCTTTTTCCAGCAAACATCACTTCCCCACTCGAAGGCTCCAATAATCGTAAAATGGCTTTTCCAGTTGTTGATTTTCCGCATCCTGACTCTCCAACAATACCAAGTATCTCTCCTTCTCTTACACTGAATGAGACATCATCGACAGCTTTGATAACACGCTTTTTCCTTCCAAATACCCCGCCTTTAACTGCGAAATGTTTCTGTAATCCTTTCACTTCTAACAATGGTTGGACCACTTTCTCCTCTACCTCCTTCCTGCTTGCTTTAATGGGAGCAATCATGCTTCCTTTTCATGTAAAAAGCATCTACTTGTGCGGTTATTTTCTAGTTCATATAATGGAGGGTTTGCTTGAAAACATGGTGCAAATGCCCATTCACAACGAGGTGCAAAACGACAACCTATCTTTTCCTTCTGTGGCTTAGGAACCGTACCTGGAATAGAATATAATTGTTGTTCTGTTTTCTTCACATTTGGTAATGAACGAATTAATCCTTTTGTATAGGGGTGGTTAGGATATTTTAATATTTCTCTCGTCGTCCCTTCTTCGATGATTTGCCCAGCATACATCACTGCGACGCGATCACAAATCTCTGCAACGACACCTAAATCATGTGTGATGAACAGAATAGCTGTCTGCTTTTCTTGATTTAACTGTCGCATTAAATCGAGTATTTGTGCCTGTATCGTTACATCAAGTGCTGTTGTTGGTTCATCCGCTATTAACAAATCTGGTTCGCAAGCCATCGCCATTGCAATCATGACCCGCTGTCGCATTCCACCTGATAATTGATGCGGATAACTAGCGACAATAGCATTTGCCCTAGGAATTCCAACAAGTTCTAATAATGTAATCGCTTTGTTACGCGCTTCTTTTTTGCTTGTTTTTTCGTGTAGTCGAATC
It encodes:
- a CDS encoding ABC transporter ATP-binding protein produces the protein MVQPLLEVKGLQKHFAVKGGVFGRKKRVIKAVDDVSFSVREGEILGIVGESGCGKSTTGKAILRLLEPSSGEVMFAGKRIKDLEAKELRKLRKDMQIIFQDPYASLNPRHTVEKIIAEPLLVHGVTAKTARKQRVKELLEIVGLNSYHASRYPHQFSGGQRQRIGIARALANHPKLIICDEAVSALDVSVQAQILNLMQKLREEFQLTYLFIAHDLSVVKYISDRVGVMYLGRMMELADKDTLYENPQHPYTQALLSAVPTPDPDGIRERIILKGDVPSPANPPPGCVFHTRCPQAMDICKTAKPAFQEMEANHFIACHLYT
- a CDS encoding ABC transporter substrate-binding protein translates to MKGKCAIWFIFMLLCMLFLAACSGDGGAKTDKAEEESGGASEEGTKGEKEATANEEQVLVFGRGGDSVSLDFASVSDGESLRVTENIYESLLDYDKESFEVVPGLAHDWEVSDDGLRYTFFLEEGVTFHDGTPFNAEAVKVNFERWADPEHTYAFADEGYAYPLYGSMFGGYKGDDAHNIKEINIMNDYEVEFVLNAPQGPFLQNMAMSYFAMTSPTALEKYGSTINENPVGTGPFKFVSWSKNDQIVLEKNANYHKEGLPKLDQIIFEVIPENSARLIALRSGEVDIIDGINPDDAASIESEEGLDLYVRGENNIGFLGMNVEKEPLNDKLVRQAINYAVDTDAIVEALYAGYATTAANLIPPNYLGYNDELEPYAHDVEQAKELLAEAGYGDGFEMDLWVMPVSRPYMPDPETVAEIVQSNLQEIGITTNIVREEWAPYLEKTGKGEQDLYLLGWSGSNGDPDYFFDSLLHGDSIGGENRSFFQNDEVDKLIDQAGAEIDQDKRAALYKQVQTILHEEVPGVNIVHSTPLVAAKNKVKNFIPHPSTSDPLEEVEIATE
- a CDS encoding ABC transporter ATP-binding protein — protein: MSKEVILELKDVHTHFFTEKGEVPAVNGVRLSVCKGEVVGIVGESGCGKSVTSLSIMQLIPSPPGKIVSGDIYFKGENIVSASPKRMKQIRGNEIAMIFQEPMTSLDPLFTIGNQMIEAIRLHEKTSKKEARNKAITLLELVGIPRANAIVASYPHQLSGGMRQRVMIAMAMACEPDLLIADEPTTALDVTIQAQILDLMRQLNQEKQTAILFITHDLGVVAEICDRVAVMYAGQIIEEGTTREILKYPNHPYTKGLIRSLPNVKKTEQQLYSIPGTVPKPQKEKIGCRFAPRCEWAFAPCFQANPPLYELENNRTSRCFLHEKEA
- a CDS encoding ABC transporter permease, with amino-acid sequence MTAYIMRRLLHVIPVLLGMTVITFSIVHLIPGNPAQTILGEAATQEAVENLEENMGLNEPYLTQYGIYVTDLLKGDLGTSLRSKAAITEEIWPHIAATFELTFFAMLFAVCIGVNAGIISAWKQNSWFDLLAMLFALVGVSIPVFWLALMEQWVFAQELGWFPAYGREDSRDPIAAITHFYVLDALIHLDFSRALTILKHLVLPSIALGTIPMAIIARMTRSSMLEVMQSDYIRTVRAKGSGQFLVIYKHALKNATIPVLTVIGLQTGVLLGGAILTETIFSWPGIGRYVYEAINYRDYPVIQSGILVIAFLFVIINLIVDILYTFIDPRVKY